One part of the Raphanus sativus cultivar WK10039 chromosome 7, ASM80110v3, whole genome shotgun sequence genome encodes these proteins:
- the LOC108814396 gene encoding calcium-dependent protein kinase 34-like, translating into MGNCCAHGRDEPTHEKGLGDGAEASVKASRHPPASPPPATKQGPIGPVLGRPMEDVKSSYSLGKELGRGQFGVTYLCTQKATGLQFACKTIAKRKLVNKEDIEDVRREVQIMHHLTGQPNIVELKGAYEDKHNVHLVMELCAGGELFDRIIAKGHYSERAAASLLRTIVQIIHTCHSMGVIHRDLKPENFLLLNKDENSPLKATDFGLSVFYKPGEEFKDIVGSAYYIAPEVLKRKYGPEADIWSIGVMLYILLCGVPPFWAESENGIFNAILSGQIDFASDPWPAISHQAKDLVRKMLNSDPKQRLTAAQVLNHPWIKEDGEAPDVPLDNAVMSRLKQFKAMNNFKKVALRVIAGCLSEEEIMGLKEMFKGMDTDDSGTITLEELRQGLAKQGTRLSEYEVQQLMEAADADGNGTIDYGEFIAATMHINRLDREEHLFSAFQHFDKDNSGYITMEELEQALREFGMSDGRDIKEIISEVDGDNDGRINYEEFVAMMRKGNPDPNPKKRRDVSFDTT; encoded by the exons ATGGGTAATTGTTGCGCTCATGGACGAGACGAACCCACGCATGAAAAAGGACTCGGAGATGGTGCAGAAGCCTCTGTGAAAGCTTCGAGACACCCACCAGCGTCTCCTCCTCCTGCAACCAAACAAGGACCCATAGGACCTGTCTTAGGCCGACCAATGGAAGATGTAAAGAGCTCATATTCGTTAGGGAAAGAGCTTGGCCGTGGACAGTTCGGTGTAACCTATCTCTGCACTCAAAAAGCCACAGGACTACAATTCGCGTGCAAGACCATTGCCAAAAGGAAGCTGGTGAACAAGGAAGACATTGAGGACGTGAGAAGAGAGGTTCAGATAATGCATCACTTGACGGGTCAACCAAACATCGTGGAGCTCAAAGGAGCGTACGAGGATAAGCACAACGTGCATTTGGTTATGGAGCTTTGCGCTGGAGGAGAGTTGTTTGATAGGATTATAGCCAAAGGGCATTACTCGGAGAGAGCAGCGGCTTCGTTGCTAAGGACCATTGTTCAGATTATCCATACTTGTCATTCAATGGGGGTTATTCACAGGGACTTGAAGCCTGAGAACTTTCTGTTGCTAAACAAAGATGAGAACTCTCCTCTCAAGGCAACCGACTTTGGGCTTTCCGTGTTCTACAAGCCAGGAGAGGAGTTTAAAGATATTGTGGGAAGTGCTTATTACATTGCACCTGAGGTTTTGAAGAGGAAGTATGGACCTGAGGCTGATATTTGGAGCATTGGTGTTATGTTGTATATTCTCTTGTGTGGTGTCCCACCTTTCTGGGCTG AGTCTGAGAATGGGATTTTCAACGCCATTCTAAGTGGGCAGATTGATTTTGCAAGTGATCCATGGCCAGCTATCTCACACCAGGCAAAGGATCTTGTTAGGAAGATGCTAAACTCTGATCCAAAACAGAGATTGACTGCTGCTCAAGTTCTCA ACCATCCATGGATTAAGGAGGATGGAGAAGCACCAGATGTTCCTCTTGACAATGCAGTGATGTCAAGGCTCAAGCAATTCAAAGCAATGAACAACTTTAAGAAAGTTGCTTTAAGg GTGATAGCCGGGTGCTTATCAGAAGAAGAAATCATGGGACTAAAGGAGATGTTCAAAGGTATGGACACAGATGACAGTGGAACAATAACTCTTGAGGAACTAAGACAAGGACTTGCCAAGCAAGGTACAAGGCTATCTGAATACGAAGTCCAACAGTTAATGGAAGCT GCTGATGCGGACGGTAACGGAACAATAGACTATGGAGAGTTCATAGCAGCAACAATGCACATTAACAGACTTGACAGAGAAGAGCATCTCTTCTCAGCCTTCCAACACTTTGACAAAGATAACAGTGG ATATATCACAATGGAAGAGCTGGAGCAAGCCCTGAGGGAGTTTGGCATGAGTGATGGCAGAGATATTAAGGAAATCATTTCTGAAGTTGATGGAGACAAT GATGGGAGGATAAACTACGAGGAGTTTGTGGCAATGATGAGAAAAGGAAACCCAGATCCTAACCCGAAGAAGCGGCGTGACGTGTCTTTTGACACAACTTGA